The nucleotide window GTTCTGGGCTTACGCGTGGATGGTTCACTTGGCGAATTCTGTAGTCGGTAGGGCTCCGGGCATTAGGGTGTAAGCTTGAGAGGAACGTTGAAATAAATATTAATTACTGAAAAATTAGTGTTATACAATATCGTTTTAATGAGACAAATTGAACAAATCAACAAAGTATATTATATAAGATCATTGTGAAGTTATTCTTCTTGCTCACTTTCCTCTTCCATCATACTTAACGTCTCAGCCACTAGAAAACCTATTATTATGAATGACATAAAGATATATACTTCTATAGGAGAAGCAGAAGACAAAGAATTTATTAGCTCAAATATACTAAAGGTCACTGCTGAAATTCCAACTATAATTTGGAACAGCCTCTTTCTGAATTTCTTGATTGAAATTTTTATTAACGAAAAATTGGCTGCTACGTGTACAAATAAACTTGAAAACAGAGCTATAGCTCCTAATACGCCAAATGCGACGAATGGGTTATTTATTAAATATAAACCGAATAATGAGGTTATAAAGTATAATATAACGGACAATATTACAGCATTGGTAGGTCCTTTGTAATTTTCAAATTTGCTGAAAACTTTAGGTAAAAGATTAGTATAAGACATAGCGAAGATTGTCCTAGATGTTGCTATAATAAATCCTAAACTTCCTAAGATACCATCGTTTATGGCTGCAAATAAAACAAATATGAAAGTAATAAGACCAAATCTATTTTCTATTAGATGTAAAATGTCGACGTTATTAGCTGATATGTTGTAGAATAATAAATGATCACCTATTGCGTAAATATCGAATGCAGCTAGCAATCCTCCTAATAGAATAACTGTTATTATAGCCCTACTAATTGTCTTTCTTGCATCTTTAGCCTCACCAGAAACTGGTGCTATTGCTCCATAGCCAGTAGGTATACTAGAACCGAATAGAATAGCATATGCTAAAGTTCCTAAGTTTACATGAAAAGATAATGGATTATAAAAGTGAAATCCAGTAGAGCTTAAAAATACTAGTGCAAGTGTAGTCATAATACCTATTTCTAACAAGCTTGTAAAAACAGCGTATTTTGTGCTAATCTTTATACCCATAATTGCAAAAAAGGATGCAATTGATAGAAGACCTAGCCCTACTATCCAAGGATTTATCCCTAGGATGTGATAGAGAATATATGTAGTTCCAAAAATATACGCAACACCATATGTAGTAGAGTATAGTACATAGAGCCATCCAGTTTCAAAACCTAAACGTTTAGTTAAAGAATAAAATGCATATGTATAATAACCACCCGCTTTAGTAAATCTCTTTGAAAGTTCATAAACTACCAATCCATTTAGGAGTACTAGTAAGGTGCCTAAAATGATTGCTATAGGGGCTAAAAAACCAGCAATAATAAACGCTTCTACGCCATATGTCAAGATACTCAGAAAGGGTGATTGAGAACCCATTGAAAGAAAAACGATATCAATAAAGCCTAAATGTCTTTTAGGTTCTTGATTCTGTTGTGCTTTGCTGATTGACGAGGTACTCATCCGAAAATCACTTTTCTACGACTATTATTTAAACTCTTTCCCTTATACTGTTAAAAAATTACTTTAGAATATTTATCTTTTGGACTAGTTTAAATAATGATACCACTACGTATGCATCTACTACTGGCATAAAATCTGTTACATAAAAACTAAAGAGAGTATGATTTCCCAAGATATAAACAATTACAAATCCTATCCACATAGTCCACGCCCACATTGTAGTAGTTATCAGCTTACTGTCTCTAAAAATAAACGCAAGTGGAGTTGTAATTATCCATAGTATTAACACATAAGGATTAGTACTGGCATACAAATTGTAACCAAGATAGAAAGGATGAATGTTTAAGAACCAATCCCATGGAGTTGAAATCTGAGAAGTCGCAGTTAAAGTAATATGGCCGTTAGTAACGTCCCACAATGCTCTGTGAATTATAGTAGCGTCTAGCCACGCCTTAATTCCACCGTAATAAGCTATTAATGGGGTAGAGAACAAAATGTATATCAAAGCTGGAATTCCTATTCCATAAATCGCTCTTTTCTTAACATTATTTGAAATCTCTCCTAGATAGTAAAGAAACGGAAATATTAGAACATAAGCTGATTCCTTTGACAGCATAGCCAAGGCTAACGCTATACTAGCCCATAGTGGTTTATCGTTCAGTAGAAAATAAAGAGATAGAAAACTGAAGAAGGATACGTAAATATCAAGAAGCGCTATACCGTGAAGAGACCACACATTCGGATCCAGCGCAATAAGAAGAGCAGTAAGTATTCCAGCTAAGTTGCCTAAAATTCCGTTACTAACTAGTTTTTTGCCAAGAAAATAACCTACGATAAGCATGAGATCACCTAGAATCCAACTAGGTATTCTCCAAACTATCGGATAGTATCCCACAAAGTAGATGAAAACTGCCATAATGTATTTAGCTAGAGGAGGATGTTCTGGATTTATATATGTTTGAATATTCTGCTCATTCGGATATCCTATATTTGTCATTGGTGGGGGAGTTACATGAAACACTAATTTTAGCATATTATAAGCAGCTGTAGGATA belongs to Saccharolobus solfataricus and includes:
- a CDS encoding APC family permease produces the protein MSTSSISKAQQNQEPKRHLGFIDIVFLSMGSQSPFLSILTYGVEAFIIAGFLAPIAIILGTLLVLLNGLVVYELSKRFTKAGGYYTYAFYSLTKRLGFETGWLYVLYSTTYGVAYIFGTTYILYHILGINPWIVGLGLLSIASFFAIMGIKISTKYAVFTSLLEIGIMTTLALVFLSSTGFHFYNPLSFHVNLGTLAYAILFGSSIPTGYGAIAPVSGEAKDARKTISRAIITVILLGGLLAAFDIYAIGDHLLFYNISANNVDILHLIENRFGLITFIFVLFAAINDGILGSLGFIIATSRTIFAMSYTNLLPKVFSKFENYKGPTNAVILSVILYFITSLFGLYLINNPFVAFGVLGAIALFSSLFVHVAANFSLIKISIKKFRKRLFQIIVGISAVTFSIFELINSLSSASPIEVYIFMSFIIIGFLVAETLSMMEEESEQEE
- a CDS encoding glycosyltransferase family 39 protein, translating into MQLKWINFFFYLSLIVLISVYTYETVITFSPINAYIGDEVWYPTAAYNMLKLVFHVTPPPMTNIGYPNEQNIQTYINPEHPPLAKYIMAVFIYFVGYYPIVWRIPSWILGDLMLIVGYFLGKKLVSNGILGNLAGILTALLIALDPNVWSLHGIALLDIYVSFFSFLSLYFLLNDKPLWASIALALAMLSKESAYVLIFPFLYYLGEISNNVKKRAIYGIGIPALIYILFSTPLIAYYGGIKAWLDATIIHRALWDVTNGHITLTATSQISTPWDWFLNIHPFYLGYNLYASTNPYVLILWIITTPLAFIFRDSKLITTTMWAWTMWIGFVIVYILGNHTLFSFYVTDFMPVVDAYVVVSLFKLVQKINILK